The genomic segment GTCCAGTCATTGGCAATTTTAGAATAAGCATTAGCATATTTATGTTGGTTGTGTTTGAGAATTCTCTCTTTAACATCATGAGTTTCGCCTACATAATATTTTGTGCTTGTTTTTGAATGTAGTATGTATAGGAAATGGGACATGGTTTGGGAGTTTAAAAAACAAAAAACCCACTCGTTAGAGTGGGTTTTGTGGTACCTCCAGTACCATATTTATTAAATGTCTTTAATTTTTAATATCCATTAATAAATCTGTTAAACCTTTGTTTTATTAAGTTTTATATCTTAATATGTTTTAATTGATCAATTTAAATTTAAATTAATACAATTTTATAAGCACCCTATCAAGCACCCTAATATTATTTTTTTGTATCTTTGTATAAAGATGTATAAAATGAAAACAACTATTGATAATTTTAATGGGGTAGTTAGATTTGCTTTTAAAGATCCAGTATATATGCTTGAAGCATCTAAGAAAAAGGAAAGTTTGATTTTTCTCCATTTTTCGTATGGGGCACGTTTTAAGTACTCAACTGGTTATAAGTCATGTTTTGAAAATTGGGATTTTGATAAACAAAAGATCAAAGAGACAAAATCGAATATTATTAATGCAAGAGAGGTAAATGAATTTTTGAGTAATATTGAAAACGCTATTAAAAAAGAGTACTCTAGACTTATTGCTGAAAATATCATCGTCACTAATGAAGTTTTAAAACAATTTTTGGACAACTTTTTAAACAAAAATGTTAAAAGTGAAAAGATTGCCCCAATTACTTTTTTTGATTTTGCCGATGCTTATCTTGAGTTAAAGAAGAAAGGTATTACTAAAATCACATATACATCTTATAATCAAACTTTAAAGAAAGTAAAGGCTTTTTCGGAGTCAAACAATATAAAAGTTGATTTTAATAGTTTTGATAAATCGTTTGCATTGAGCTTTATAACATATTTAGAGGAGCTTGATTTTGCTCTGAATACAATTACAAAACATTTAAAAAATTTAAAGACATTTCTTATAGAAGCCAATAGAAAGAAGTTTATAGATAATGTTGATTTTAACTTGTCTGATTTTAATTTGAAAGCCGAAGAAACAACAGCTATTTATTTAACAGATAATGAATTGGAATTGATGCTAAATAAAGATCTTTCTAAATATCCTGAACTTGAATTGGCAAGAGATATTTTTTTAATTGGATGTTACACAGGTCAAAGAATTAGTGATTATAATGGATTGACTAAGGAATCTATAAAGCGAATTAATGGGGTTGATTATTTCAAAATTAAACAGAAAAAAACAAAAGCCGAGGTACAGTGTCCAATTACAAAGGAGATTCGAGAGATAATGGATGAGAGGCATGTTGGGAATCCTCCTAAAAAAATGTTTGAGCAATTGTTGAATCGTTGTATAAAGGAGGTAGGACAGGCTATTGAATTGAATGAGCCTATTGAGTTTTCAATCACAAGAGGAGGTGTAGAAGTAAAAGATTTTATTCCCAAGTATAAATTAATACACTCGCATACTGCTAGAAGAAGTTTCTGTACAAATATGTATAAAAAGAAAATGCCGGTGTTTGATATAATGCATTTTTCGGGACATAAAACCGAGAGAGAATTTTATAAGTACATTAGAATTCAAGGAGAAGAAAGGGCTTCTCATATTGTAGGTCAAGGTTTTTTTAATGTTTAATAAGATAATTGAAATGGAAAAATTTGAAATTGATTTTTTTCAACTGAAAGCAAGATTTAATAGATTGGTTAAACAACAATTTATCGAAGGGTATGTATATTCTTTTTTTGACTATTACGATGAAAAAACTAAAGAGTATGACAATCTTTTGAAAAAGGAAATAACGGTTCTAAATGGTTCTTACATATCCTTTTCTTCTCAGAGAGATTCGAGTTTGTATGACGTAAATAATAATGTAATTACGTTACACCATAAGGAAGTTTTACTTATAA from the Flavobacterium ammonificans genome contains:
- a CDS encoding site-specific integrase, translating into MKTTIDNFNGVVRFAFKDPVYMLEASKKKESLIFLHFSYGARFKYSTGYKSCFENWDFDKQKIKETKSNIINAREVNEFLSNIENAIKKEYSRLIAENIIVTNEVLKQFLDNFLNKNVKSEKIAPITFFDFADAYLELKKKGITKITYTSYNQTLKKVKAFSESNNIKVDFNSFDKSFALSFITYLEELDFALNTITKHLKNLKTFLIEANRKKFIDNVDFNLSDFNLKAEETTAIYLTDNELELMLNKDLSKYPELELARDIFLIGCYTGQRISDYNGLTKESIKRINGVDYFKIKQKKTKAEVQCPITKEIREIMDERHVGNPPKKMFEQLLNRCIKEVGQAIELNEPIEFSITRGGVEVKDFIPKYKLIHSHTARRSFCTNMYKKKMPVFDIMHFSGHKTEREFYKYIRIQGEERASHIVGQGFFNV
- a CDS encoding GIY-YIG nuclease family protein codes for the protein MSHFLYILHSKTSTKYYVGETHDVKERILKHNQHKYANAYSKIANDWTLALNFECIDRNEALFLEGFIKKMKSKIFIEKIIQNPEILKDILSKK